The Periplaneta americana isolate PAMFEO1 chromosome 2, P.americana_PAMFEO1_priV1, whole genome shotgun sequence genome has a window encoding:
- the LOC138695135 gene encoding protein rolling stone-like gives MMKTLWRREINSRCLGFSHEQPGQFVRSQWQRNEGVSIVYLAYRWLFAVFFLSVWIFSFISARRQNSPTENFLSKWPIYLTNWGYSLCTAQALLGAGLVTHRLVKERVTGFTEDHASMPVVYKVYWLLHTLAVVIAFGITGSYFVVDYDPAVHTLSSLNLLMHAFNSVLMVLDLLVVDHPFRLFHFCWSLLFIVVYFVFTVVYHFSGGTGKHNMPFIYPALNWAKPAATVPIAILGTLSVFVSHVCTWLVVLARRRIAQARLGSSIRPSGDITS, from the exons ATGATGAAGACCTTGTGGAGGAGAGAGATCAACAGCCGGTGCCTGGGCTTCAGCCACGAGCAGCCCGGCCAGTTCGTAAGGAGCCAG TGGCAGCGTAATGAAGGCGTCAGCATCGTTTACCTCGCATATCGATGGCTGTTCGCTGTATTCTTTCTGTCGGTGTGGATCTTCTCCTTCATCTCCGCCAGGAGACAGAACTCTCCTACTGAGAACTTCTTGAGCAAGTGGCCGATCTACCTCACCAACTGGGGGTACTCACTGTGCACCGCACAGGCCCTTCTGGGCGCTGGGCTTGTCACTCACCGCCTCGTCAAGGAGCGAGTCACAG GATTCACTGAAGACCACGCAAGTATGCCCGTCGTCTACAAGGTGTACTGGCTGCTGCACACCCTCGCTGTGGTCATTGCATTTGGCATCACTGGTTCTTACTTTGTGGTGGACTATGACCCTG CGGTGCACACACTGAGCTCGCTCAACCTGCTGATGCACGCCTTCAACTCCGTGCTCATGGTGCTGGATCTGCTGGTAGTCGACCACCCCTTCAGGCTCTTCCACTTCTGCTGGTCCCTCCTCTTCATCGTCGTCTACTTCGTCTTCACTGTGGTGTACCACTTCTCCGGTGGAACAGGCAAGCACAACATGCCGTTCATCTACCCGGCTCTCAACTGGGCCAAGCCTGCAGCCACTGTTCCCATCGCCATTCTCGGCACACTATCAGTCTTTGTGTCGCACGTGTGCACGTGGCTTGTCGTGCTCGCACGCAGGAGGATCGCACAGGCACGACTGGGCTCCAGCATCCGGCCCAGCGGTGACATCACATCTTGA